One genomic window of Terriglobia bacterium includes the following:
- a CDS encoding MFS transporter, with the protein MSKSRNAINISDILDKSGISSFQIGIFILCALCLIMDGFDVQALGPIAPAIIQDWHVPMAQMGPALSAALVGILFGSLLFSMVADKVGRRPVLICATLFFSVVTLMTSRVNTIAELRTIRFFGGMGLGGIMPNAVALVGEYSPRRMRILLMIVVTNGFNVGAALAGLISAWMIPAFGWRSVFLVGGAIPAVIGTLMLVFLPESLQFLALRGKAPEKLAKWIRRIDPAAAVDSRTEYVVHEQKSGGVPILHLFTEGRAVGTTLLWIINFMNLLNLYFLASWLPTVVNAAFGSVRTGALVATTLQLGGVIGTFFFSWVVERIGFIPVLGTAFLIACITIALIGAPALSLVLLFIIVFIAGFCVVGGQGAINALAATYYPTNLRSTGVGSGLGVGRIGGIAGPSVAGALLMIGWMPRQLFYAAAIPALISAITMFSLRWVMKPGEKPVEGSQVLVH; encoded by the coding sequence GTGTCTAAATCTCGCAACGCTATAAACATTTCGGACATTCTGGACAAGAGCGGTATCAGTTCCTTCCAGATTGGCATTTTCATCCTCTGCGCCCTGTGCCTGATCATGGACGGCTTCGACGTCCAGGCTCTCGGGCCGATTGCTCCCGCCATCATTCAGGATTGGCACGTGCCCATGGCCCAGATGGGGCCGGCTCTCAGTGCGGCGCTGGTCGGCATTCTGTTTGGGTCGCTTCTGTTCAGCATGGTCGCCGACAAAGTCGGCCGCAGACCCGTCCTCATTTGTGCGACTTTATTCTTTTCCGTCGTGACCTTGATGACGTCACGCGTCAACACGATCGCCGAATTGCGCACCATCCGGTTTTTCGGGGGCATGGGTCTTGGTGGAATCATGCCGAACGCCGTCGCTCTGGTCGGCGAATATTCTCCGCGCCGCATGCGCATCTTATTAATGATCGTCGTCACCAATGGTTTCAACGTTGGGGCGGCATTGGCCGGATTGATTTCGGCCTGGATGATTCCTGCGTTCGGCTGGCGCTCGGTGTTTCTTGTCGGCGGCGCGATACCTGCGGTCATCGGCACGCTGATGCTGGTGTTCCTTCCCGAATCGCTTCAGTTTCTGGCATTGCGCGGCAAGGCGCCGGAAAAACTCGCGAAATGGATTCGGCGCATCGATCCGGCCGCTGCCGTGGACAGCCGGACAGAGTATGTGGTCCACGAACAAAAGAGCGGCGGGGTTCCGATTCTCCATCTTTTTACAGAAGGACGTGCTGTTGGAACCACACTGCTGTGGATCATCAACTTCATGAACCTGCTGAACCTTTATTTCCTGGCGAGCTGGTTGCCGACAGTCGTGAATGCAGCCTTTGGTTCGGTCCGCACCGGGGCCTTGGTGGCAACCACTTTGCAGCTGGGCGGGGTTATCGGAACGTTCTTCTTTTCCTGGGTTGTTGAGCGGATCGGCTTTATCCCGGTCCTAGGTACAGCGTTCCTGATCGCGTGCATCACGATCGCCTTAATCGGTGCGCCCGCATTGTCGTTGGTCTTGTTGTTCATCATTGTTTTCATCGCCGGTTTCTGCGTGGTCGGCGGGCAGGGCGCCATCAACGCACTCGCCGCCACCTACTATCCGACGAACCTCCGTTCGACCGGAGTCGGCTCCGGTCTTGGCGTTGGCCGCATCGGCGGGATTGCCGGACCGTCGGTGGCCGGCGCCTTGTTGATGATCGGCTGGATGCCGCGCCAGTTGTTTTATGCCGCTGCCATTCCAGCGTTGATCTCCGCCATCACCATGTTTTCGTTGAGGTGGGTGATGAAGCCTGGGGAGAAACCGGTAGAGGGAAGCCAGGTGCTGGTTCACTGA
- a CDS encoding formate--tetrahydrofolate ligase, whose amino-acid sequence MHDQHKNPKTDIEIAQEAHMQPIAQVASRKLGINLSDLLLYGHFKAKVSLDYVRSLPPRPNAKLILVTAITPTTAGEGKTTTTVGLGDALNHIGKNAIICLREPSLGPCFGVKGGAAGGGYAQVVPMEDINLHFTGDFHAIGVANNLLASLIDNHMYWGNALELDSRRISWRRAIDMNDRSLREMAIALGGVGNGYPRQDGFDIIAASEIMAVFCLAADLDDLKRRLGNIIVGQTRDRKYIQASQFEAAGAMTALLKDAFAPNLVQTIENNPALIHGGPFANIAHGCNSVIATRTALKMADYVVTEAGFGADLGAEKFMDIKCRKAGLTPDCAVVVATVRALKMHGGVPKDALKQENLEALEKGFANLARHVENVRKFGVPVLVGVNRFSADTDAETALLQALCKQLEVQCVLSDHWARGGPGAADLAHAVVKTIETTPSQFHPLYPDDMPLWKKAQTIAREIYGADDIIGDQKVRDRFKELQDRGYGHLPVCIAKTQYSFTTDPDKKGAPKHHVVPIREVRLSAGAEFVVAICGDIMTMPGLPKIPAANKIDVTPDGRIVGLF is encoded by the coding sequence GTGCACGATCAACATAAGAATCCGAAGACTGACATCGAGATCGCTCAAGAAGCCCATATGCAGCCGATCGCCCAGGTGGCGAGCCGGAAGCTTGGAATCAACCTCAGCGACCTTCTCTTATACGGGCATTTCAAGGCGAAGGTCTCTCTCGACTATGTGAGATCGCTGCCGCCGCGGCCGAATGCGAAATTGATCCTGGTCACCGCCATCACGCCCACCACCGCGGGTGAAGGTAAGACGACGACGACCGTCGGGCTGGGGGATGCGCTGAACCACATCGGTAAGAACGCGATCATCTGTCTGCGCGAGCCGAGCCTGGGTCCGTGTTTTGGCGTGAAGGGCGGAGCGGCGGGCGGAGGTTACGCGCAGGTCGTGCCCATGGAGGACATCAATCTCCATTTCACCGGCGACTTCCACGCTATCGGTGTTGCCAACAACCTGCTGGCTTCACTGATCGATAACCACATGTACTGGGGAAATGCGCTCGAGCTGGATTCGAGACGAATCTCCTGGCGGCGCGCCATCGATATGAACGACCGCTCGCTCCGCGAGATGGCGATAGCGCTGGGCGGGGTCGGGAATGGATATCCGCGCCAGGACGGGTTCGACATCATCGCCGCTTCGGAAATCATGGCGGTTTTCTGTCTCGCGGCGGACCTCGACGATCTGAAGAGACGCCTCGGAAACATCATTGTCGGGCAGACCAGAGATCGAAAATACATTCAAGCTTCGCAGTTCGAGGCGGCCGGCGCGATGACGGCTTTACTGAAGGACGCGTTCGCTCCGAATCTGGTACAGACGATCGAGAACAATCCCGCCCTGATTCACGGCGGCCCCTTCGCCAACATCGCTCATGGATGTAACTCCGTCATTGCCACCAGAACGGCATTGAAGATGGCGGACTATGTCGTGACCGAGGCTGGTTTCGGTGCCGATCTGGGGGCCGAGAAGTTCATGGATATCAAGTGCCGCAAGGCGGGCTTGACACCGGATTGCGCTGTCGTTGTGGCGACGGTCCGCGCTTTAAAAATGCACGGTGGAGTGCCAAAGGATGCGCTCAAGCAGGAGAACCTCGAAGCTCTCGAAAAAGGCTTCGCTAATCTCGCCCGCCACGTCGAGAACGTCCGTAAGTTTGGTGTGCCCGTGCTGGTGGGCGTGAACCGTTTCAGCGCGGATACCGACGCCGAAACGGCGTTGCTGCAAGCGCTTTGCAAACAACTCGAGGTCCAGTGCGTCTTATCCGACCACTGGGCTCGGGGAGGCCCCGGGGCCGCCGACCTGGCTCACGCCGTTGTCAAAACGATCGAAACGACACCTTCCCAGTTCCATCCTCTTTATCCGGACGACATGCCGCTTTGGAAAAAGGCTCAGACCATTGCCCGGGAAATCTACGGCGCGGACGACATTATCGGCGATCAGAAGGTCCGCGACCGTTTCAAGGAATTGCAGGACCGCGGCTACGGCCATTTACCGGTCTGTATTGCTAAAACGCAGTACAGCTTCACCACGGACCCGGACAAGAAGGGCGCTCCGAAACACCACGTGGTTCCGATCCGCGAGGTCCGGCTGTCGGCCGGCGCCGAATTCGTCGTCGCCATCTGCGGGGACATCATGACAATGCCCGGGTTGCCTAAAATTCCTGCAGCGAACAAGATCGATGTCACTCCGGACGGACGCATCGTCGGACTCTTCTAG
- a CDS encoding tannase/feruloyl esterase family alpha/beta hydrolase, translated as MISSIAVVLFSTALATAPCASLKSVSLPNTTITMAESVPAGNFTPPGGGSGGQRGGAPAGLQVPAFCRIAATLKPSADSEISLEVWLPENWNGKFEFVGGGGWAGVISYPALASALQEGYATASTDTGHKGGAANFAIEHPEKLVDFAYRAVHESTVKSKAIMMTFYDRLPKYSYWNGCSTGGRQGLMEAQRYPEDFDAIVAGAPANYQTHLHTWDLSVAVPVLKDPAQVVPAAKAAMLNKAVLAACDEKDKVKDGLLTNPRSCKFDPAVLLCKAGESENCLTAPQLDAVKRMYAPAKTKSGEVVFPGKEFGSETGWNAIAGGQAPQAVSLGSFLVAYDNANWDWKTFDLDRDLKMVDEKVGNIVNAINPDLSAFKARGGKLILYHGWNDTAISPGNTINYYSSVLSKMGAKQDNWIRLFMIPGMGHCQGGPGPSQVNYMGALERWRESGLAPDQMQAYHVTNNRVDMARPLCPYPQAAQYKGVGSTNDAANFVCRAPQSNAN; from the coding sequence ATGATCTCAAGCATTGCAGTCGTGCTTTTCAGCACCGCGCTGGCCACTGCCCCATGCGCAAGCCTGAAATCCGTTTCACTTCCCAACACAACGATAACGATGGCGGAGTCTGTTCCGGCCGGGAATTTCACACCTCCAGGAGGAGGCAGCGGCGGACAACGGGGTGGCGCGCCTGCGGGATTGCAGGTGCCGGCATTTTGCCGGATCGCTGCGACGCTCAAGCCGTCGGCGGATTCCGAAATCAGCCTGGAAGTGTGGCTGCCCGAGAACTGGAATGGAAAGTTTGAGTTTGTCGGCGGTGGCGGCTGGGCTGGCGTGATCAGTTATCCGGCTTTGGCCTCGGCCCTCCAGGAGGGTTATGCCACCGCATCGACAGACACGGGACATAAAGGCGGCGCCGCGAATTTTGCAATCGAGCATCCGGAAAAGCTGGTCGATTTCGCGTACCGGGCCGTCCACGAATCCACCGTCAAGTCGAAGGCGATCATGATGACGTTCTATGATCGCTTGCCGAAATATTCCTACTGGAATGGATGCTCGACGGGTGGCCGCCAGGGATTAATGGAGGCGCAACGCTATCCCGAAGACTTCGACGCCATCGTTGCCGGCGCGCCGGCGAATTACCAGACGCATTTGCATACCTGGGACCTCAGCGTAGCCGTCCCGGTCCTGAAAGACCCCGCTCAGGTCGTTCCCGCGGCGAAGGCCGCAATGCTGAACAAGGCCGTTCTGGCAGCCTGTGATGAGAAGGACAAGGTCAAGGACGGCCTGCTGACGAATCCCCGTTCGTGCAAGTTCGATCCGGCGGTGCTTTTGTGCAAAGCCGGCGAGTCTGAGAACTGCCTCACGGCTCCGCAGCTTGATGCAGTCAAGCGCATGTACGCTCCGGCGAAGACCAAAAGCGGCGAGGTCGTTTTTCCGGGCAAGGAATTCGGCAGCGAAACCGGCTGGAACGCTATTGCCGGCGGCCAGGCGCCCCAGGCCGTCTCGCTCGGATCATTCCTCGTCGCGTATGACAACGCCAACTGGGACTGGAAAACGTTCGATCTGGATCGCGATCTGAAAATGGTCGACGAAAAAGTCGGCAACATCGTGAACGCGATCAACCCGGATCTCTCGGCGTTCAAGGCCCGCGGCGGGAAGCTGATTCTGTATCACGGCTGGAATGACACCGCCATCTCTCCAGGCAATACCATCAATTATTACAGCAGCGTGCTGTCGAAGATGGGAGCGAAGCAGGATAACTGGATCCGGCTGTTCATGATCCCCGGCATGGGACATTGTCAGGGCGGCCCCGGCCCGAGTCAGGTGAATTACATGGGCGCGCTCGAGCGCTGGCGTGAGTCGGGCTTGGCGCCGGATCAAATGCAGGCATATCACGTAACCAACAATCGAGTCGACATGGCGCGGCCGCTTTGCCCTTACCCGCAGGCCGCGCAGTACAAAGGTGTAGGCAGTACAAATGACGCGGCCAACTTCGTGTGCAGGGCGCCGCAGTCGAATGCGAACTGA
- a CDS encoding cytochrome c produces MKKNLISRIVIVALAVPVMFLAQGRGGGRGAAVAGNPNPPTSPVTGNATNGKALFYNYSCYGCHGFNGETGRAFVGHWTTNLATEDNFIKFLRGRANVAPETPSASMPNFAANTMSDKQAKDIYAYIRTFKSNAPPLQNISTLNEIVKAASKPYKP; encoded by the coding sequence GTGAAGAAAAATCTCATTTCACGAATCGTTATTGTGGCCCTGGCCGTTCCCGTCATGTTCCTGGCTCAGGGCCGCGGCGGTGGCCGCGGCGCCGCCGTGGCCGGTAATCCGAATCCTCCGACGAGTCCGGTAACCGGGAATGCCACCAACGGCAAGGCGTTGTTCTACAACTACAGCTGCTACGGCTGTCACGGCTTCAACGGGGAGACCGGCCGTGCTTTCGTGGGCCACTGGACAACCAATCTCGCGACCGAAGACAACTTCATCAAGTTCCTTCGCGGCCGTGCGAACGTCGCGCCGGAAACGCCGTCGGCCAGTATGCCGAACTTTGCGGCGAACACGATGAGCGATAAGCAGGCAAAGGATATTTATGCCTACATCCGCACATTCAAAAGCAATGCTCCGCCGCTGCAGAACATTTCGACGCTGAATGAAATTGTGAAAGCGGCGTCGAAACCGTATAAACCTTAG
- a CDS encoding thiamine pyrophosphate-dependent enzyme: MSKSKSSVNRRGFLKGAAAGAAALVTSVEAAEAQQAGAGAATQRAAAAPARAGAVPPPTQGQIDRDAGNVTPPPVTARTITRPGSDLMTQVLRDLQIEYVAANPGSSFEGLQESLINYGNPPNKTPEFITALHEESAVTMAHGYGKAEGKPMCALLHGTIGIQHASMSIYQAYYDRTPILLLAGRDKSFIAAHTANDMAAMVRSFTKWDAQPKTLDEAMTAIQRAYNEAITPPQAPTLVVLDTEIQKDEAKTAKVPAWQAPRIAGIEAAQSREIAAGLLDAKNPRIAVGRLRTPQGVKNAVQLAELVGASTSTAATNGPMSFPQRHPLCGPGADTNYDYTLGLESAGAQASITGPGLATLLPRDAMNVGFGGIAPNGGGRTGGRNGGGRGGRGGGAAAGVSMNLTADAEASLPGIIDEVNRQLTADKKRTIQDRTAKHTEANQKAHVEAVKQAVEAKRAGWDGSPVSTARIYSELWPLIMNEDWCLSSPSSFSGGHNAQLWDHNKPYSYLGGQGAGGMGYGAPASVGAALAAKSRGRIVVNVQTDGDLNYAPGILWTAVHHKLPMLTVMHNNRAWHQELMFVEYMAGVRGRGTDRGHIGTSLRNPYIDYAKMAAGYGMAGEGPISDPKLLAAALKRGVESVKRGDPYMIDVVTQPR, encoded by the coding sequence ATGTCCAAGTCGAAGAGCTCCGTAAATCGTCGAGGTTTTTTAAAGGGCGCGGCCGCCGGCGCGGCCGCTCTCGTGACCAGTGTTGAAGCGGCCGAAGCCCAGCAGGCCGGTGCCGGCGCTGCCACACAGCGCGCCGCAGCTGCGCCCGCCCGCGCCGGGGCTGTTCCTCCTCCAACCCAGGGACAGATTGACCGCGATGCCGGGAATGTCACGCCGCCGCCGGTCACGGCGCGCACCATCACGCGTCCAGGATCCGATCTGATGACTCAGGTCCTGCGGGACCTCCAGATCGAATATGTCGCCGCGAACCCGGGCTCCAGCTTCGAAGGGCTGCAGGAGTCGTTGATCAATTACGGCAATCCGCCGAACAAAACGCCGGAATTCATCACGGCGCTTCACGAAGAATCCGCCGTCACCATGGCGCACGGCTACGGCAAAGCCGAAGGCAAACCGATGTGCGCCCTGTTGCATGGCACGATCGGAATTCAACACGCGTCGATGTCCATCTATCAGGCGTACTACGATCGGACGCCCATCCTTCTGCTGGCGGGCCGCGATAAGAGTTTCATCGCGGCGCATACGGCAAACGACATGGCGGCCATGGTTCGCAGCTTTACAAAATGGGATGCGCAGCCAAAGACCCTCGATGAAGCCATGACGGCCATTCAGCGCGCTTATAATGAGGCCATCACTCCGCCTCAAGCGCCCACGCTGGTGGTACTCGACACGGAAATCCAGAAGGACGAAGCCAAGACCGCGAAGGTTCCCGCCTGGCAGGCGCCGCGCATCGCCGGCATCGAGGCGGCCCAGTCCAGGGAGATCGCCGCGGGCCTGCTCGATGCGAAAAATCCGCGCATCGCCGTTGGCCGTCTGCGGACGCCGCAAGGCGTCAAGAACGCCGTCCAGCTGGCCGAATTGGTCGGTGCCTCGACGAGCACCGCGGCGACGAACGGCCCGATGAGTTTCCCGCAGCGTCATCCGCTCTGCGGCCCGGGCGCAGACACCAACTACGATTACACGCTCGGTCTGGAATCCGCCGGTGCCCAGGCTTCGATTACCGGACCCGGCCTTGCGACGCTGCTCCCTCGTGATGCGATGAATGTCGGGTTCGGCGGCATTGCTCCGAACGGCGGCGGCCGAACCGGCGGCAGAAACGGTGGCGGCCGAGGCGGCAGGGGCGGCGGCGCCGCTGCCGGTGTGAGCATGAATCTCACCGCCGACGCGGAAGCCAGTCTGCCGGGCATCATCGACGAAGTGAACCGGCAACTGACAGCCGACAAAAAACGAACGATTCAAGACCGCACTGCGAAACATACGGAAGCCAACCAGAAAGCCCATGTCGAAGCCGTCAAGCAGGCTGTCGAAGCGAAACGGGCCGGCTGGGACGGCAGCCCCGTTTCAACTGCGCGAATCTATTCCGAACTCTGGCCGCTCATCATGAATGAAGACTGGTGCCTCTCTTCTCCCAGCAGTTTCTCCGGCGGACACAACGCCCAGCTCTGGGATCACAACAAGCCGTACAGCTATCTCGGTGGACAGGGCGCGGGCGGTATGGGATACGGCGCTCCTGCTTCGGTCGGCGCGGCGCTCGCGGCGAAAAGCCGCGGCCGTATCGTCGTCAATGTCCAGACGGATGGTGATTTGAACTATGCCCCCGGCATTTTGTGGACGGCTGTCCACCACAAGCTGCCGATGCTGACTGTCATGCACAACAATCGCGCCTGGCATCAGGAATTGATGTTCGTCGAATATATGGCCGGCGTGCGCGGCCGCGGAACCGATCGGGGACATATCGGCACCAGTTTGCGGAATCCCTATATCGATTACGCGAAGATGGCCGCTGGGTATGGCATGGCGGGCGAAGGTCCGATCTCGGATCCGAAGCTGCTGGCTGCGGCACTGAAACGTGGCGTCGAAAGCGTCAAGCGGGGCGATCCCTACATGATCGACGTCGTTACGCAACCGAGGTAA
- a CDS encoding DUF6152 family protein: MRRRLLALTALSGLLLAAGPVLAHHSFAAEYDSNKPIKFQGKVTKVEWANPHVYFYVDAKDEAGKEINYAVETGAPNGLYRQGWRKDSLKVGDIVTIEGFRAKDGSNTVNARNVMLPDGRKVFAGSADDGGPGAQKP; the protein is encoded by the coding sequence ATGAGGCGTCGTCTGCTTGCCCTTACGGCTCTGTCCGGCTTACTGCTGGCAGCCGGACCGGTGCTCGCGCATCATTCGTTCGCGGCGGAGTACGATAGCAACAAGCCCATCAAGTTTCAGGGCAAAGTCACCAAAGTCGAGTGGGCGAATCCTCATGTTTACTTCTATGTAGACGCGAAGGATGAGGCCGGCAAAGAGATAAACTACGCGGTTGAAACAGGCGCGCCGAACGGACTTTACCGTCAAGGATGGAGAAAAGACTCCTTGAAAGTCGGCGACATCGTCACCATCGAGGGCTTCCGGGCGAAAGACGGATCCAATACGGTAAATGCCCGAAACGTCATGCTGCCGGACGGCCGGAAAGTCTTTGCCGGATCTGCCGATGACGGCGGCCCCGGCGCGCAGAAGCCCTGA